The DNA sequence ACATTTTAGATAAATCCATTGTTGCGTTCTCAAATTCCTGAGGCTTTTTTATTGCCCAAATAGAATTTGAAGCTGGTAATATATCTCCTTGAAAATCTGGTATAAATACTGTTTCTACTGTAGTATCTCCAAAATAATAATCTAATTTAGCAGCATTAACCCCTATCCTTATCTCATCAAAATCTGGCAATATAAATTCTGTCAAATCTTTCGGAGAAATAACATCAGTAATAAATACTCCATCAGCTTTTCCAAATATTATCTGTTGTTTCCCTATTCTTAAATCAAAATTTTCAAAATAAAGGTCTATATATCCCTCTTTTAATTTTAAATCAATATTAGATTCAGAATTATAATTATAAAGAATTGGATTTATATGTAATTTCCCTTTATCTCCACTATAATCTAAATTCAAATTAAAGCTATTTTGTAAAATGGAATAATCTCCATTCTGCAATAAAACTCCTGTGTAGTTTTGCAAATAACCAGTTGTTTCTAACTGATTTGCAAATACTCCCTGAGTAAATAAAAGCCCTAATGAAATCAATAACAATATCTTTTTCATTATCTAACACCTCTTTTCATCATTCTTTCTGTAAATTGCCTATCTGAAATATTAGTATTATGCTTTACATCTTTTAATGAAATTGTTGTTTTATGATTATTTTGTATATTTGTCATTACACTTTTCATTACCGTTAATATTCCATCTATTTCATCTATCTTTTTTATTTCCAAAGTCTTCAATAACTCTCCATCTTCATCATAAAATTCTCTTTTTAATCCAATCCATTTATCTTTTATAACCCAGCTTATAACTTTAGAGTACATATAATCTTCATCTTTTGTAATACTCTCTATAACATAACAATTTTCACCATTCAATTTTTCCATTTTAATTATTTTATGATTATCCTCTTTTGGTTTTCTATCTCCCAAATCATCATATGTGAAATCAGAACCCATAAAATAATCACTTTTACTATCACTTGATATAGCTTTTATTCTTTTTATTGCTGGTAAATATATCCATTGTTCATCATTTTTATTTTCATCATCGTAACTCCAATTCATAAAAGATGTATTTTTTATATCCGATGGTGCTGTAAAAAACATTATTTTTTTGGTAACTTTTCCAAAATCTTTTGAAAACTGCGATATTTTTCTAATTCTCTTATCTCCATACCTGTTTTCTAGTGTCATAGTCATTTTAGAAGTTTGACTATTTCCTGTATCTCTATTGTAGACTTTTTCCATAACCTCTAGTCCTGTCATATCAAATGCAAAACTATAACTTCCTAATATTACCATCATTCCCATTATTATTACTGTTTTTATTAACTTTTTCATTTTCTTCTCCTCCTTCTAATTTTGTATTTATCTGTCAATAGCTATTTTTCTTTTTTATCTTTAAATATAAATTTAGGCTTAATTGTATTTATAGCAATTAACATAATTGTCAAAGTTGACACAAATGCTACAAACATATTAAATGATATTAATGCTCCAAGCTCTCTATTTGGCGGAAATACAGAAAACATTAATACTGAAAATCCTAAAATTACAACTACTGCATTGAAAAATATAGCTTTTCCTGCTTCTTCCATTGTATGTTTTGCTATTTCAATTTCATTTCCATCTCCTGCTGCCCTCATTTTATATCTATCTATAAAATGAATTGCATAATCTACTCCTATTCCTATTGATATACTTGATAATAGTGCTGTTGTTGAAGAAAGAGGTATTTTTAAAAATCCCATAACCCCAAATGTTGTTAATGCTGTTAATGCAATTGGAATTATACCTATAAATCCTGCAACCACACTTTTAAACATAAATGCAATTAAAACTCCTATTAATATTAATGATAATCCTAAACTTTGTATTTGCCCTTCTAATATCAAATCTGTAAATACCAAAGATTTATATGCAGAACCTGCATAATTAATCTTTATCCCTTTAAACTCATTTTTATTATTTTTGACTACATCTATTACTTTTCTTATCAGCTTAGAGTTATCTGATTTTAATTGCAATTGCATATTTAATTTTTTATAATTATAATCTATTACTTTATTTAAATTTTCAGGGTCTCCACTCATTGAATACAGTAACAGATATTGAGCTATCAAATCTCTACTACTTGGTATTGTATAATAACCTTCTTTATCTCCATTCATTACTAAATTCATTCTTTTTAAATAATCTGTCAATGAAAATGTTGCTCCAACTCCATCTATTTTTTCAATTTTAGCTTGTAAATCATCTATTTTTTTTAATATTTCAGGATTCTTAAAATCATTTTCTTTCCCTTCAAATATTATATTTAACTTTGTTGTCCCACCAAAATTATTATTTATAAATGTATCTGCTTTTACAATATTACTATTTTTTTCAAATTTACTTAAAAAACTTGAATCTACCCAAATTTTTGACATTCCATATATTGAAATCACTACTATTATTACAGTTAATCCAACTATGTATAATTTTGATTTTAATATTTTTTCTGTTATATTATCCATAAAACTATTTTCTGCTATCTCTGCCTTACCGCTTTTCTCTTTTTTAGTTAAATGTGGCAATCCAAATAGAAACACTGAAGCTGGTAAAAACATCAAAGATAATACCATTGCAAATAACACTCCAAATGCTGTAAATATTCCAAAATATTTAACTGGATATACTTGAGAAGTTAATAGCGATAAAAATCCAACTGCTGTTGTTATAGATGTCATTATTACAGGTTTATACAATTCACTTAAAACCTTTTCTATAACTATCTCTTTTTTTAATTTATTATCTTTTTCATTACTCTCTTTTGTATAATGTTTAATATGACTAAATATATGTATCCCATCTGCCACACCAATTGCAATCAACATTACTGGTATCATTGTTGAAATAGAATATATTGGAATCTTCAGATATGTCATTAATCCAAATGCCCAAATGGCACTAAATAGCACAATTAACAATGTTATTATTGTTCCTTTTATAGTCCTTAACGTTAAATATAAAACTATAATTATCACTAAAATTACAATTGGAATCATTTTTTTCATATCTTTGGGAGCTAATAGTGCTAAACTTCCTTCGATTACAGGTCTTCCTGCAATATATATTTTATCTGAACCTGTATTATATTTAGATGCCATATCCTTCAAATCTTTATACATCTTTTGAGAAAAAATATCTTTGTCTAATTCTGCAATTATTAATGTTGAATTATAATTTTTAGAAACAAGTTTACCAAAAATCATATTATTATTTTTTACATTTTCTTTTAATTTTTCTAATTTAGATTCTGTTTTAGGAACTCTTTTAAAAAATGAATTTACTTCCATTCCATATTCATCACCTACAATATTTTCAGCAGTATAAAGGCTTACAACATCTGCTTTTTTTATTTTAGGATATTTTTGCAATGCTTTTGTAATATCTTTTACTTTCTGTAGAGTTTCACTATTGATTACTCCATTTTTATTTTCAATTGCTATTATTACTCCATCTTTTATATTGAACCATTCTTCCGCTTTATCACTATAGACAAATGCAGGATTATCTTTTGGCATATACTCATCTAAATTTGTTTCTAAACGCCCATTGCTTTTTATTGCTTTTAGCGAACCTACTGTTAATAATATCATAACTATAAATATTATTATTGGATGTTTATAAATCTTTTTTAATAACTTTAACATAATTTTTCACTCCCTTTTTATTATTGAGGAACGGCTTAAAAATAACCTTCTGATTTTGTTTTAAAATACGCAATGGTTCAAGCGTTTTTATAACAAAAAATGAGAAACTTATTTTTTAAACATTCTTTATCTTCTAAATTAATTATACTCTATAAAAAGGAAAAACACCGTAACTATAGTCACGGTGTTTTGGGCGTTATCTTATTTTTTAATTTCATTTCAAAGTATTACTTCCTCTAATTTTTCTAAAGACAATATCTCTATTACACTATTTTCTTCCTTAATTATTTTTTCATCTTTTAATTTCTTAAAAGCTCTTGAAACAACCTCTCTTGAACTCCCTAACGCTCTTGCAATCTCTGTTTTTGTTTTGATTTTTATTATTTTCCCTCCATTTGATTTTTCATAAATCATCAATATATATTTAGCAACTCTCTCAACCATTTTAGAATATGATAATATTTCTATTAAATTAGATAAATTAACCATTTTTTTGCTCATCTCTTTTAAAAAATTTACTAAAAACTGTTTATTTTCAAAGGAAATTAATAACTGTTCTTTTGATAATTCATAAATTTCACAATTCTCTTCAGCTATTATATTTGCTGGATATAAATCTTCATTAAATAACAATACTCCTCCAAACATCTCTCCTTCATTAACCGTTCCTATCTTTTGCTCTTTTCCACTTGAAAAATATTTAACTATATCCAATTTCCCTTTAACCATAATTGTTAATACAGTGCATTTTTCTCCTTGATTGTATATTATTTCGCCTTTTACTAATCTCTTCTTTTTAAAGTATATCTTCTTATCCTCTAAATTTTTATTATCAAAAAAATTTTCTAAACTAAAATTTTCTGCTATTTTCATAATTTATATTCTCATCTCCTCTTTCCTCTTCCATTCCAGTTTCCATTCTTACCATTTCCATGATTCCTATTTTGCGTTCTCATTGCTCTATTTCTACCACTTCCAAAATCATTAAATCCATGTCTCATCCATAAAAATTCATCTTTATCATTAATAAAACTATATCTTTTTAT is a window from the Haliovirga abyssi genome containing:
- a CDS encoding outer membrane lipoprotein-sorting protein encodes the protein MKKLIKTVIIMGMMVILGSYSFAFDMTGLEVMEKVYNRDTGNSQTSKMTMTLENRYGDKRIRKISQFSKDFGKVTKKIMFFTAPSDIKNTSFMNWSYDDENKNDEQWIYLPAIKRIKAISSDSKSDYFMGSDFTYDDLGDRKPKEDNHKIIKMEKLNGENCYVIESITKDEDYMYSKVISWVIKDKWIGLKREFYDEDGELLKTLEIKKIDEIDGILTVMKSVMTNIQNNHKTTISLKDVKHNTNISDRQFTERMMKRGVR
- a CDS encoding efflux RND transporter permease subunit, whose amino-acid sequence is MLKLLKKIYKHPIIIFIVMILLTVGSLKAIKSNGRLETNLDEYMPKDNPAFVYSDKAEEWFNIKDGVIIAIENKNGVINSETLQKVKDITKALQKYPKIKKADVVSLYTAENIVGDEYGMEVNSFFKRVPKTESKLEKLKENVKNNNMIFGKLVSKNYNSTLIIAELDKDIFSQKMYKDLKDMASKYNTGSDKIYIAGRPVIEGSLALLAPKDMKKMIPIVILVIIIVLYLTLRTIKGTIITLLIVLFSAIWAFGLMTYLKIPIYSISTMIPVMLIAIGVADGIHIFSHIKHYTKESNEKDNKLKKEIVIEKVLSELYKPVIMTSITTAVGFLSLLTSQVYPVKYFGIFTAFGVLFAMVLSLMFLPASVFLFGLPHLTKKEKSGKAEIAENSFMDNITEKILKSKLYIVGLTVIIVVISIYGMSKIWVDSSFLSKFEKNSNIVKADTFINNNFGGTTKLNIIFEGKENDFKNPEILKKIDDLQAKIEKIDGVGATFSLTDYLKRMNLVMNGDKEGYYTIPSSRDLIAQYLLLYSMSGDPENLNKVIDYNYKKLNMQLQLKSDNSKLIRKVIDVVKNNKNEFKGIKINYAGSAYKSLVFTDLILEGQIQSLGLSLILIGVLIAFMFKSVVAGFIGIIPIALTALTTFGVMGFLKIPLSSTTALLSSISIGIGVDYAIHFIDRYKMRAAGDGNEIEIAKHTMEEAGKAIFFNAVVVILGFSVLMFSVFPPNRELGALISFNMFVAFVSTLTIMLIAINTIKPKFIFKDKKEK
- a CDS encoding Crp/Fnr family transcriptional regulator, coding for MKIAENFSLENFFDNKNLEDKKIYFKKKRLVKGEIIYNQGEKCTVLTIMVKGKLDIVKYFSSGKEQKIGTVNEGEMFGGVLLFNEDLYPANIIAEENCEIYELSKEQLLISFENKQFLVNFLKEMSKKMVNLSNLIEILSYSKMVERVAKYILMIYEKSNGGKIIKIKTKTEIARALGSSREVVSRAFKKLKDEKIIKEENSVIEILSLEKLEEVIL